In the Halorubrum ruber genome, CCGGCCTCGACGACGCCGAGGAGTGGGACGACCTCGAGACCCACGAGCAGCTCCGCGCGCAGGGGTACTACGACGTGCTCGGCCACTACAAGGACTTCCCGGTCGAGTGGGCCGCGCTGAAGGAGCACGAGGCGCAGGGGAACGTCGACATGATCCTGCTCGCGCTCGACTCGCTGCAGTCCGAGTTCATGGAGCGCCACTGCCTGGAGGCGTTCGAGCGGATGGGCAAGCGCGGCAAGACCGAAGACTCCGTTCAGGAGATCCTCGGCCGCGCCGAGAAGCGCGACCAGCCCGCGATCCGGATCCTCGGGAAGATGGCGGCCGCGAAGGCGACCGACACCCTCGTCGAGTACGTCGGCGAGGACTCGAACCCGCAGCTCCAGAAGACCGTGTTCAAGGCGCTCGGCGAGATCGGCGCGCCGGAGGCCGTCCAGCCGCTCGCGAACCAGCTCGACCCCGACGGCGACACCGACGAGCTGGTCCGCCCTCACGCCGCCCGCGCGCTCGGGCTGATCGGCGACGCGCGCGCCGTCGACCCGCTCGCCGACGCGCTCGAAGACGACCCGTCCGACGACGTCCGCGCGGCCGCCGGCTGGGCGCTCCGGCAGATCGGGACCCGCGAGGCGCTCGAAGCGGTCGCCGAGTACGCCGACGAACACTCCTTCGTCGTCTCGACGGAGGGAGAGAAGGCCGAGCGCGCGCTCGACGAGGCCGAGCCCGCGCCGACGGCCTGAGGGGCGCACTCCTCTCTCCCGCAGCGGTCGCGAACCCTTTTAGCCGATACAGGCGCCACGCTCGCCGTGTCACCCCGTCGTCCGAGCCGCCGGTCCCGCGTCGCCGCGCTCCTCTTGCTCGTCGCCGCGGCGACTGTCGCCTGCTCGCTTCCGGCCGCGGCCGCCCCCGTCGGCGCCGCCGCCCCGGTCGACGAGGTCGAGCCCACCTCAGCCAACGCCTCCGCCGACGCCCGCGGCGAGCCGCGAATCGTCGAGCTGTACCCGAACCCGACCACGGCGGAGAACCGCGGCGAGTACCTCGTCGTCTCGCTGCCCGAGCGCGGGAACTGGTCGCTCTCGGACGGCTACTACGACACCGAAATTCCGGCGAACGCGAGCGGCCGGGTGACGCTGTCGATGGCCCCGAACCGGACCGCGTCGATCCTCGCCGGCGATTCGGGGACGGCCGCCGCGGTCGCGGACCGGCGTCAGATTCGCCGCCTGACCGACTACTTCCCGCTGTCGGCGTCGGGCGACCGGATCGAACTCCGCCGTAACGGGCGCGCGGTCGACGTCGTCGCCTACGACCGCGCCAGCGAGGGGCACCGCTGGCGCGCCTCGTGGGGCGAGTGGCGCCCCCGCGGCTACGATCCCCGCTCCCCGGAGTCGACCGCGGACGCGGCCGTGACGCCCTTCGTCCTCCCCGACAGCCCGGGAATTCCGGTCGAGCCGCTCCGGAGCGCAGACGAGCGCCTGTTCGTCGCCGGCTACACGCTGACCTCGGAGCGAATCGTCGGGACGCTCGTCGCGGCCGCCGACCGCGGGGTGCGCGTTCGCGTGCTGCTCGAGGGGTCGCCGGTCGGCGGGTTCCCAGCGCGGAGCGCACCGCTGATCGACCGGCTGACGGCCGCCGGCGTCGAGGTCCGGATCCTCGACGGCGAGGTCGAGCGGTTCCGCTTTCACCACCCGAAGTACGCGGTCGCGGACGACCGCGCCGTCGTGCTCACGGAGAACTGGAAGCCGTCCGGCACGGGCGGACACAGCAACCGCGGGTGGGGCGTCGTCGTGGGCGGCGACGGCGAGACGGGGGACGACGAGACGGCGGACGGCACCGGAGCCGACCGGAGCGCGGCGGTCGCGGACGACCTAGCCGCCCTGTTCCTTGCCGACTTCCGGGCCCACGACGCGCGGTCGTGGCGCGCCTTTCGCGCCGATACGGAGTTCCACGGGGCGGGCGAGCGAACGGCTCATACCCGACGCGGTTCGACGCGCCCGCGCAGCCGGCGGCGGCGAACGTGACCGTCCTCACCGCCCCGGGCAACGCCGCCGACCGGATCGTCGCGCGGATCGACGCCGCCGACGAGCGGGTGCTCGCGGTCGTGCCGCGCGTGGGCGGGCCGAACGACCGGATCGTCCGCGCGCTCCGGCGCGCGGCCGACCGCGGGGTCGACGTCCACCTGCTGCTCTCGGACGCGTGGTACGACCGCGAGGCGAACCGGAACCTCTCGAAGCGGCTCGCGGACGAACCGATCGCGGTCGACCTCGCGGAGCCGCGCGGTCGGTTCGGGAAGGTCCACGCGAAGGGGCTCGTCGTCGACGACGCCGCGGTCGTCGGGAGCCTCAACTGGAACCCGAGCGCGGAGACGAACAACCGCGAGGTGTTGCTCGCGGTGGAAAACGAGTCGGTGGCGGACTTCTACGCTCGCGCCTACGCGGCGGACTGGCGCGGTGGCGGGATTCAGCTTCCGATCGCCTTCCTCGGCGGCTTCGGCGCCGCGCTTGCGGGGGCCGGCGCGGTGGTTCGGCGGGAGGTCACGTTCGGCTGAGAAACGGGCTCGGTGCGAACGGCCGCAGCGAGCCGCCCGTTGGCAGTGTCGAGGGCCGGACCGATTGCGGTCAGTCGTCGAGCGCGATCGTCGACGAGAGCGCCTCGTCGATCTCCGCGCCCGCCATCTTCTCGACGAGCGTCTCGATCACCTCGCTCCGGCGGCCCTTCACGAACTTGATGGAGCCGACGACGAGGTGCCCGCCGCCGGAGACGCCGGCCTCGGGCAGCTCCTCGTTCAGCTCGGTCACCATGTTCGGGATGTCGAGCCGGACGCCGTCCGAGCGGAGGACGCAGAAGTCGGGGCCGTAGCCGATGGTGATGACGGGGTCGCCGGTCTCTTTCACCTTCGCGTCGTGGAGTTCACCGGTGGTCTTGCCCGGTGCGGGGTAGGTGAACCGGTGGGCGTACTCGTCGAGGTCGATCCGGTAGAGGTGCGCGCCGGAGGCGAGCCGCTCGTGTTCGACGTGGTCGTCGACGGCGTCGAGCTGGCGCTCCACGTCCCGTTCGGCGCGCTCCGAGAGGAACTCGACGAGCTCCTCGTGCCGCTCCTCGTCGTCACAGCCCACATTCAGGGCGTCGTTGACGAGCGTCTTCCCTTCGGAGTAGCGGAGCCAGTGGGCCGCGTAGTCGAGCGCCTCCCCGATGTCGAGGAGGTCGGACTCGTCGTACCCCGCCTCCTCGGCGAGCGCGACGTAGTCGTCCATCGCCTCCGCCTTCGAGCGGTCGGAGAGGCCGGCGACCGCCGGCACGTGTTCGAGCTCCTCGGTGAGCGACGGGTCGATCAGGCGGGCGAGCTCGACGCACATCATCCCCGTCGTGACCCGGTAGTCCTCGCCGTGGAGGTACGGGTTGACGTGGGCGTCGAGCAGCGGCTCGACCGCTTCGGGGTCGGGGTGGTGGTGGTCGACCGCTGCGATGGGGATGTCGTAGTGCGCGAGGTTCTCGTAGGCCGGCACGTCCTCCTCGGTCGACCCGTTGTCGAGCATTAGGAGGAAGGGGAGCTTCTGGCCGTGGCGGGCGCGACCCTCCAAGGCGAAGTTGAGGTCGCGGGTGACGTCTTCCATCTCGTAGTAGGGCGCCTTGCTCGGGAGCCGCTTGAAGAGGTGGCGCGGCGAGTCGGGGTCACCGTGGACCTCCTCGATCAGGTTCTCCAAGGCGAGCTGGACCGGGATCGCGGCGCACATCCCGTCGCCGTCGGCGTGGTGGCGGACGCGGATCGGGCGGCCGGCGAGCACGGTCCGGCGGAGGAGCCGGGCGAGTTCGCGGAGGTCCTCGTGGATCGGTTCGAACGCCTCCCAGTCGACGAGGGGGTCGACGTCGGCGGGCTCGGCGCGCTCCTCGAGGGCCGCCTCGAAGCGCTCGCGGGCCTCGGCGGCGCGCTCGTCGGGCAGTCGCTTCAGCGAGTCGACCTCCAGCTGGAGCGCGTCCTCGCGGCTCTCTATCGTGCCCGCGACGTGGACCATGTCGCCGACCTCGACCTCGGGGTACGCCCGGACGCCGGCGGACTCGAAGGCGGCACAGGAGAGGACGCCGGAGGCGTCCGCGACGGCGAATATGGTGGGACCGCCCGTCTGTTTCGCCTGGACGACCTCGCCCTCGACGGTCACCTCGTCGCCCGGGGTCAGGCCGCGGACTCGTGAGACCGTCGGCTCGTGGGCGACGGCCTCGGTGCGGTAATCGTCGGGGTCGACGTCGTCGAACGCGATGTCGCCGTTCTCCTTCACCTCGGTGAGCCGGACGATCAGCCGGTCGCCGACCGCGTACTCGCCGTCGAGGTTCGACTCGTGGACGAGTCCGCTCACGGCGTCGGAGAGGTCGACGAACACGCCGTAGTCGACGACGCCGTTGACCTCCGCGTGATACAAGGCGTCGGCCTCCGCGTCTTCGAGGGTACAGTCGGGCGCCAGGTCGTAGACGGTCGGCCGGTCGTCGGTTGCGTTCTGCGATCGGTCGTCGGTCGCGTGATCCGGCCGGTCGTCGGCCGTCCCCTCCGCGGCGTCGGCGTCGGGTTCGGGGCTCGAATCGCCCCGCGTGCCGGAATCCCCGGCGGTGTTTTCGCTCATGGACACGTCTCGGGAACGGCCGGTGTTAAGCCTGTTCTCTCGGGGCTCACGGCTCCGGGCTCCGCTCGTCGGTGGCCGAGAGACCGCCCCCGCGTCCCGCGGTCCGGAACCCCTATGAGGCGACGGCGACTTGTCTCGCTCATGCGACTGTTCCGCTCGGACGAGCTCCTCGGGATCGCCCGAGAGACCCTGGAGTTCGTGCTCGAGGCGAGCGAGGAGACGCACCCCAACGAGTACATGGGGTTCCTCCGCGCGGACGACGCCCGGAAGCTGGACCTCGACCGGGAGGGCCAGGTGATCACCGACGTGCTCGTCATCCCGGGGACGGAGTCGAGCCCGACGAGCGCTACCGTCCGCACCAACATGAAGCCGAACGACATGCGGTCGGTCGGCTCGGTCCACTCGCACCCGAACGGCGCGCTGCGCCCGAGCGACGCCGACCTCGCCACGTTCGGACAGGGGAAGGTCCACATCATCGTCGGCGCCCCCTACGGCTGGGGCGACTGGAAGGCGTTCGACAACGACGGGACCCAGACCACCCTCGACGTGCTCGACGTGGAGGTGCCCGACGAGCACTTCTTCGATTTCACACAGGCGGACATCGATCGCGAGCTGGACGAGCGCGACTCCGGCGGCTTCCTCTCGTGGTTCAGATGACGCGGGTCGTCGCGCAGGGGACGTTCGACCTGCTCCATCCCGGCCACGTTCACTACTTAGAGGACGCGGCGACGTACGGCGACGAGCTCCACGCCATCGTCGCCCGCCGCACCAACGTCACGCACAAGCCGGAACCGATCCTCTGTGCCCGCCAGCGGCGCGACATGGTCGAGGCGCTCGACGCGGTCGACGAGGCCCACCTCGGCGACCCCGAGGACGTGTTCGTCCCGATCGAGCGGCTCGACCCCGACGTGATCGTGTTGGGGTTCGACCAGCACCACGACGAGGCCGACATCGCCGACGCGCTCGACTCGCGTGGGATCGACTGCCGCGTCGAGCGCGCGTCGGGGCGGGAGCCGAAGTACGAGGACGAGCTGCTCTCCAGCGGCGACATCGTCGACCGCATCCTGCGCGAGCGCGGCGAGCGCGGCGAAGACGGCGACGCGACATCTCCGTAGACAACGCGACGCCCTCGTAGGTCACGGCCGCGGAGCCATCCGACCGCGGGGAAACGTGAGGACCCCGACGGGTGCGGAAGCGCGGGGTCTAAATGGACTGACTCCCAAACCGAGGTGAGTGAAGATTCCCGACAAGTTCCCCGCGGTGTTGGCCGCGGCCGCGATGGGCGTGTACCTGCTCGTCGTCGTCGGCGCGACCACCTCCCTGACGGAAGCGGCGACCGCCTGCGGCGGCTGGCCCGCCTGCGGGACCGGCGCCGCCCTGCCGACGGCGACCGCGGGGTGGATCGCCCTCGGCCATCGAGCCCTCGCCGTCGTCGTCGGGATCCTCGTCGCCCTCTCCGCGGCGCTCGCGTGGCGGGAGAGGGCGGACCGCCGGGTCAGAGCCGCGCTCACGGTCGCGCTCGTCGTTTATCCGGCCCAAGCCGGGGTCGGCGCGCTCGTCGCGGTCGGCGACCTGCCCGACGCGCTCGGCTCCGCCCACCTCCTCCTCGGGATCGGCATCTTCGGCGCCGTCCTCGCGGCGCTCGCGTGGTGGCTGGAGGCCGAGACCGGGCACCCGGACGACGCCCCCGACGACTTCGAGCCCGGCACCGACCACCTCCCGCCGGTCGAGGAAGCGCCGGAGCCGTCGATCCCGTCTGCGACGCTCCCACGGCTGAAGGCGACCGCGACGGCGTACTTCCGGCTGATGAAGCCGCGGCTGATGTGGCTGCTCTGTCTCGTCGCCGCCGCCGCGATGGCGCTCGCGCAGCCGGTGGCGACCGCCGGCGCGCCCGGGTTCACGCCCCCGGTCGTGGCCGCCACGCTGGCCGGCGGCGCGCTCTCCATCGGCGCCTCCGGCACGTTCAACCACGTCCTCGAGCGCGACGTCGACAAGCGGATGCAACGCACCAGCGACCGCCCGCTCGCGACCGACCTCGTCCCCGTCCCGCACGCGCTCGCGTTCGGCGGCGCCCTGACGCTCGTCTCGCTCGCGCTGTTCTGGACGGTGAACCCGCTGACGGCCGCGCTCGGGCTGGTGGCGATCCTGTTTTACAGCGTCGTGTACACGCTCGTCCTCAAGCCGAACACGGTCCAAAACACCGTTATCGGCGGCGCGGCCGGCGCGCTCCCGGCGCTCATCGGCTGGGCCGCGGTGACGGGCGAGGTCGGCGGCGGCGGGCTGCTGCTCGCGGCCGTGATCTTCCTGTGGACGCCCGCGCACTTCTATAACCTCGCGTTAGCGTACAAGGACGACTACGAGCGCGGCGGCTTCCCGATGATGCCCGTCGTGCGCGGCGAGACGACGACCCGCCGCCACATCCTCTGGTACCTCGGCGCGACGCTGGTCGCCGCGGTCGCGCTCGCGGCGGCCGCCGACCCGCTCGGCGCGCTGTACGCCGTCGTCGGCGTCGGCGTCGGCGCCGTCTTCCTCTGGGCGGTCGTCCGGCTCCACTACGAGCAGACGGAGAGCGCGGCGTTCCGCGCGTTCCACGCCTCGAACGCCTACCTCGGCCTGCTGCTGTTCGCCGTCGTCTTCGACGCGTTGGTGGTGTGAGGCGGTCGGCGTCGTCGCGGTTCGTCGCAACCGTCCGCGACCCGCCCTTTTAATCCGGTTCGCGTCCTACCTCGCGGCATGACACGCGTCGAAGTCGAGTACTGCGTTCCCTGTGGCATGTTGAACCGCGCGCAGGACGTCTCGGAGGCGATCCTCAAACAGTTCGGCGAGGGAATTGACGAGGTCGCGCTGGTAACCGGTGACGACGGCGTGTTCGTCGTCCGGGTCGGCGACGAGGTCGTCTTCGACAAGACCGAAGACGAGTACGACGTCGACGCCATCGTCCGCGCGGTCAGGCCGCACGTCGGCGCGACGGCGTAGCCGCCGGCTCCGGCGTCGCCCCCTTCCTCGGCGAACGCCCCGCGATTCCTGACTCTCGTTCACACGCCACAAGCTAATTGTCCCTCGGCCGCGAACCGCCCCGACGATGTCGGACTCATCGAAACGGGCGCGAGGCGGGCCTCCGGCCGACGATCCGACGCGTGAGTCGGACGATCCGACGCTCGGCGGCGACGCCGCGCCCGCCGCTGACGACCGGCCGCAGCTCGCGCGGACCTGGTATCGGTCCCGGCTCGGGACCGCCGTCGTCGCCGTCGACATCCTCCTCACCGCCGTCCTCGCGGCCGCGGCGTCCGTGGCGATCGACGCGCCGTTCGCCGGGATCGCCGGTCTCGCTCCGGGGATCGTCCCGCCGTTCGTTCCGCTGTTCAGCCTGCTCGGCGCGCTGGGGTTCGTGTTCACGGCCTTAGTCGAGCGCTTCGACGCGTCGGTCGGCACGCTGGTCCGGTACAACCTCCGGCTGCCGGCCGCGCTGCCGCTCGGGGTCGGGGTCTACCTGCTCTCGGATCTCGTCCTCGGGCAGGGCGTCGACGAGGTGCCGCTCGTCGTCGGGACCGTCTTCCTCTCGGGGCTGTACGTGAACCTCGCGTACAAGCGCCTCGGCGCGCTGGCGCGCCGGCTCCTCCCCCGGGCCGCGGCGGGAGCGAGGACCGCTCGGGACGCGGCGGGAACTGACGGAGCGCGTGAGCGTCAGTCGCCCGCGTGAGCGTCAGTCGCCCGCGTGAGCGTCAGTCGCCCGCGTGAGCGTCAGTCGGGGTCGAACACCGCGCGCGCGGAGTTCGTCACCACGAGGATGCTGCTCGACGCCATCGCGAGCGCGGCTAACAGGGGGTTGAGGAGGCCGGACAGGGCCAACGGGATCGCGACCGCGTTGTAGACGAACGCCCAGCCGAGGTTCTGCTTCAGCCGCCGGTTCGTCCCGCGCGTGACGGCGAACAGCTCCGGGACCGCCGAGAGCCGGTCCTCGAGGAGGACCGCGTCCGCGGCGTCCGCCGCGAGGTCCGTCCCGGAGGCGATCGAGATACCCAGGTCGGCCGCGGCGAGCGCGGGCGCGTCGTTGCTCCCGTCGCCCACCATCGCGACCGACCGGTCGGCGCCGAGCCGCCGGACCGTCTCGGCCTTCGCCTCCGGCGGCACCTCGGCGAACACCTCGTCGATCGCGGGGTGCTCCGCGAACCGCGTCGCGGCCGCGGGCGCGTCGCCGGTGAGCACGACCACGCGCCGCCCGTCCGCGTCGAGGTCGCCGACGACCGCCTCCCACCCGTCGCGCACCTCGTCGCCGACGGTCAGGACCCCGCGCACGCGGCCGTCCCAGCCGACGTAGACGGGAACGTTCCCGCGGTCGCGGGCGGCCGCTCCCGCCTCGCGGAGCCGGTCCGAGACCGCCCACCCGCGCTCGGCGAACAGGTCGGGGTGGCCGACGACGACCTCGTCGTCGTCGACGCGCCCCGCAACCCCGCGGTCGAAGACGTCGACGTCGGTCGCGGCGGGGGCGTCGAGCGCGTCGACCTCGGCCGGCGGGCCGTCGCTCGGGTCCGCGGCGGCCGCGGCGCCGCCGTCGGTGGCCGGTCGCTCGCCCGACGTCTCTCCGGCATCTCCCAGCACACCCGCGACGATCGCCTCGGCGACCGGGTGGATCGAGGCGCGCTCGACGGCTGCCGCCCGTTCGCGGACGCGGTCGACCGAGGTCCCGTCCTCGGCGGTCGCGTCGAGCAGCCGCATCTCGCCGTCGGTGAGCGTCCCGGTCTTGTCGAAGACGACCGTGTCGACGTCGGCGGCCGCCTCGAAGACGGCGTCCGAGACGACGACGATGCCGCGCTTCGCCGCGTCGCGGATCCCGGCGGCGACCGCGAGCGGGGTGGCGAGCCCGAGCGCGCACGGACACGAGACGATCAGCACCGTCAGCCCGACGAGCGCGGCGTCGATCGGCGCCGAGCCGAGGGCGAGGGTGGCGGCGGCGCCGACGGTCGCGACCGCCACGACGAGGGGGACGAACACCGTCGCCAGCCGGTCGACGAGCCGCTGGATCCCGGACCGCGAGCTCTGGATCTCCCAGAGCAGTCGCACGAGGGTGTCGAGGGTGTTCGCCGCGTCCTCGCCGACCTCGATCACGACGGGCGAGTCGGTGACGACGGTGCCCCCGCGGACCGGGTCGCCCTCGCGTTTCGTCGCCGGCAGCGACTCGCCGGTGACCAAGGCCTCGTCGACCGCGGCGGTCCCCTCCGCGACGGTCCCGTCGAACGGCACGCGCTCGCCCGGACGGACGAGGAGGCGGTCGCCGGGATCGACCGCGTCGGCCGCGACGGTCTCGCCCGCCTCGGTCCGCACAGTGCGGTCGTCGGCCGTCGTCAGGTCGGCCAGCATCCCGGTCGCCCGCCGCTTGATTATCGACTCGTAGTGGTTGCCAGCGGTGACGACGAGGATGACCGCGATGGTCACGTCGAAGTAGAGATCGGTCCGGCCGACGAGCAGCGCGAGGGTGCTGTACGCGTACGAGCTCGTCGCCGCGAGCGACACGAGCAGGTCCATGTTCGGCTGTCGCGCCCGGAGGCTCACGTACGCGCCGCGCAAGATTGGGTAGCCGGTGTAAAACAGCACGATCGAGGCGAACAGCCAGATCTGCGCGAAGAGGTAGGTCCCGGAGACGCCGCCGAGGTCGACTATCGGCTCGTACCCGAAGTAGGTCGGATATAAGAAGAGGACGTACCACAGCATCGCCATCATCCCGAAGAAGCCGCCGCCGATGAGGAACCGCACAACGGCGTCGTCGTCCTCCGCGTCCGGGTCCGCGCGGTCGCTCGCCGAGTACCCCGCGACCGAGAGCCGGTCGGGCAGCTCGTCCGCGTCCACCGCGTCCGGGTCGTAGTCGACCCGGATCGTGTCGGTAGCGTAGCTCGCCTCGGCGGCCGCAACCCCGTCCTGCTCGCCGGCCGTCATCTCGAGGAACGACTCGCAGGTCGCGCAGTGCATCCCGTCGACGTGGAGGAACGTCGTCTCGCCGTCGAACTCCTCGCCCGGCGTCGCGTCCGGGCGCCGCGCGTCGAGGTCGTCGAGGTCCTCGACGTCGTCGAGCGAGCGCGCGACGGTCAGACAGCCCCGACAGCAGAACTCGCCGTCGACGTCGGGGGCCGTGTGCGGGTCGTCCCCGGTCGGGAGGTCACAGAGTGTACAGCCTGTCATGCGTGGTCAGTTCGGATTCTCTCCGGGCGGTCAGTTCGGGCTCCCTCCGGGCGGTCAGTTCGGGCTCCCTCCGGGCGGTCAGTTCGGGCTCCCTCCGGGCGATCAGTCGGCCGCATCTGGCGGTCCAGCGGTGCGTTCGGGCCGGTTACGCGTGTTCCGGCTCGTCTGCGTCACCGGTGAATCCCGGTAGGCTCCCGCCGGTCGCGATCCGGAGGCTCGCCCAGATGAGCAGGACGTTCACCAGCGTCACCGCCACGACGAACTCCGCCCGGTCGGCGATGAACACCACCGCGGGGACGAGCCCGCCGAGGACGAGGAGTACGGCCTGTTGGATCGAGAAGTTCATACCCGACACAAGGCTTCCCTGAGCATATATAATGCCCGTGTTTTCACGGTTCGAGAACGGGTAGGTGTTATATGTTCCCCTGACCATAACCGGACCTATGGGCCAAAATGAGGCCGTACACGCCGGCACGGAAGACGGGGGCGGCGACGCCGAGGAGTTCGACCCGATCGGCACGCTCACGCTGATCGGGATCTACTTCGTGATATTGGTGCTCGCATGGGTGTCTATATACTTCGTAGAGTTCCTCGGACGAGACCTCGTCATCGTGGGGTGATCAGACATGCACATCCACGCGTACGAAAAACTCTGGCTCGCGCTTTCGATCGTGTTGATCCTCGCCCTTATCGGGACCGTGACGTACGGCGCCGTCGGTCCGGGCGTGGCGATGGTCGCCGACTCGCAGTCAACGATCGATGCCGGGGGATCGACGAGGACGAGCGGTTCTCGGAACCCCGGGTCGAGCGGGTCGGTGAAAACGAGTACGAGGCGTACGTCGTCGCCTACCAGTTCGGCTTCGAACCGACCCCGATCGTCGTGCCGGCGAACAGCACCGTGACGTTACAAGTGACTTCCCGGGACGTGATCCACGGCTTCGAGGTGGTCGGCACGGGCGCGAACACGATGGTCGTTCCGGGCGAGGTCTCGGAGATCACGGTCGAGACCGACGAGCCCACCGAGTACGGGATCGTCTGTAACGAGTACTGCGGCGCGGGCCACCACGTCATGGAAGGGAAGCTCCACGTCGTCAGCCAGTCGGAGTTCGAGAACCGAGGAGGTGACTCGGAGTGAGCACTGCCCTCGAGTCCGAGCAGACGTTCGTCGACAAGTTCCCGGACGAGGCGCGCGTCGTCCGCGCGGCCTTCCTGAGCTCCTTTTTCGCCCTGTTCCTCGGCGCGGTGTTCGGGATCATCCAGACGCTCCACCGGACCGACGTCGCGCGGATCATCCCTTCGACGGACTACTACACCGTCCTCACGGCTCACGGCGTCTTCATGGTGATCAGCTTCACGATCTTCTTCCTCGTCGGGCTGTTCACCTGGGCGGTGACGCGGAGCCTTGACCGGCCGCTGTTGAACATCAAGATCACGTGGACGTGGTACGGGCTGATGGCGACCGGCATGACGCTCACCGGCATCTCGATTCTCGCCGGGTTCGTCGACTCCATCGACATGAGCGCGGACGTACTGTACACCTTCTACGCGCCGCTTCAGGCCCACCCGCTGTTCTACGCCGGACTCGCGGTGTTCATCGTCGGTACGTGGATCGCGGGCGCGGACTGGTTCCGGACGTTCCTCGCGTGGCGGCGCGACCACCCGGACGAGCGGATCCCGCTCCAGACGTTCATGGTGTTGACGACGATGACGATGTGGTACATCGCCTCGTCCGCCGTTGCGGCCTCCGTGCTGCTGTTCCTCCTGCCGTGGTCGCTCGGCTTCATCGAGCAGGTGAACCCGACGCTCACCCGGACGCTGTTCTGGTTCTTCGGCCACCCGGTCGTCTACTTCTGGCTGATGCCGGCGTACCTGCTCTGGTACACCGTCCTCCCGAAGATCGCCGGCGGACGGCTGTTCAGCGACCCGCTGGCCCGGGTCGTGTTCGTGCTGTTCGTCCTCCTCTCGACGCCGGTCGGGATCCACCACCAGTACCTCGACCCCGGCATCGCGGAGGGGTTCAAGTTCATCTCCATGACGAACACGATGTTCCTGCTGTTGCCCAGCCTGCTCACCGCGTTCACCGTCGTCGCGAGCGTCGAGTACGGCGCTCGGAAGAACGGCGGCAGCGGACTGCTCGGCTGGCTCACGCACCTCCCGTGGCGGAAGCCGGAGTTCACCGGCATGATGCTCGCCGGGCTGATGTTCGCGGCCGGCGGCTTCTCCGGGATGGTCAACGCGGGGATGAACATCAACTACCTCATCCACAACACGCTGTGGGTGCCCGGGCACTTCCACCTCACCGTCGGGACCGCGGTGGCGCTGACGATGATGGCCGGAATCTACTGGCTCTGGCCGCAGATCAGCAACAAGCCGATCTACAGCAGTCAGATCGGGCTGTTCCAGGTCGTGCTCTGGTTCATCGGCATGGCGCTGATGTCGAACGCGATGCACGCGCAGGGCCTGCTCGGCGTGCCGCGGCGGACCGCCGAACCGGAGTACTCCGGCTTCGACTACCCGACGATGTTCGGCGGCTTCGAGGAGCTGAACATCCAGATCGCGATCGGCGGGACGCTGCTTTTCGTCTCGACGATCCTGTTCCTCGGGAACCTCGCGTTGACGATGGGGAACCCGAAGGTCGCCGGGCTCGCGGAGCCGCTTCCGAGCCCGGTCTCCGGCGCGGAGGACGCCCCGCAGGTGCTCGATAACCTCCGCCTGTGGGTGAGCATCGCGCTCGTCCTCGTCGTCCTCGCGTACGCACTCCCGATCGCGGCGATCATCAGCCGCGGCGGGCTGCTCGGACCGGGCGTCGGTACCTATCCGGTGTGGCTCGCGCCGCTGCTCGACGCGCTCGCGAACGCGGCGGCGACGCTGCTCGGGGGCATCGCCGACACGTCGGCCTCGCTCGCCGAGGTGGTCGGATGACCGTCGACGTGAGCCGCGGCGGGCTACTCGTGACGCTCGCCATCTTCGGCGTGATCGTCTACGAGATGCGGACCGTCCTCGACTTCGTCGGGGTCGAACTGCCGATCATCCCGTACATGGCGGCCG is a window encoding:
- a CDS encoding heavy metal translocating P-type ATPase — protein: MTGCTLCDLPTGDDPHTAPDVDGEFCCRGCLTVARSLDDVEDLDDLDARRPDATPGEEFDGETTFLHVDGMHCATCESFLEMTAGEQDGVAAAEASYATDTIRVDYDPDAVDADELPDRLSVAGYSASDRADPDAEDDDAVVRFLIGGGFFGMMAMLWYVLFLYPTYFGYEPIVDLGGVSGTYLFAQIWLFASIVLFYTGYPILRGAYVSLRARQPNMDLLVSLAATSSYAYSTLALLVGRTDLYFDVTIAVILVVTAGNHYESIIKRRATGMLADLTTADDRTVRTEAGETVAADAVDPGDRLLVRPGERVPFDGTVAEGTAAVDEALVTGESLPATKREGDPVRGGTVVTDSPVVIEVGEDAANTLDTLVRLLWEIQSSRSGIQRLVDRLATVFVPLVVAVATVGAAATLALGSAPIDAALVGLTVLIVSCPCALGLATPLAVAAGIRDAAKRGIVVVSDAVFEAAADVDTVVFDKTGTLTDGEMRLLDATAEDGTSVDRVRERAAAVERASIHPVAEAIVAGVLGDAGETSGERPATDGGAAAAADPSDGPPAEVDALDAPAATDVDVFDRGVAGRVDDDEVVVGHPDLFAERGWAVSDRLREAGAAARDRGNVPVYVGWDGRVRGVLTVGDEVRDGWEAVVGDLDADGRRVVVLTGDAPAAATRFAEHPAIDEVFAEVPPEAKAETVRRLGADRSVAMVGDGSNDAPALAAADLGISIASGTDLAADAADAVLLEDRLSAVPELFAVTRGTNRRLKQNLGWAFVYNAVAIPLALSGLLNPLLAALAMASSSILVVTNSARAVFDPD
- a CDS encoding b(o/a)3-type cytochrome-c oxidase subunit 1 codes for the protein MSTALESEQTFVDKFPDEARVVRAAFLSSFFALFLGAVFGIIQTLHRTDVARIIPSTDYYTVLTAHGVFMVISFTIFFLVGLFTWAVTRSLDRPLLNIKITWTWYGLMATGMTLTGISILAGFVDSIDMSADVLYTFYAPLQAHPLFYAGLAVFIVGTWIAGADWFRTFLAWRRDHPDERIPLQTFMVLTTMTMWYIASSAVAASVLLFLLPWSLGFIEQVNPTLTRTLFWFFGHPVVYFWLMPAYLLWYTVLPKIAGGRLFSDPLARVVFVLFVLLSTPVGIHHQYLDPGIAEGFKFISMTNTMFLLLPSLLTAFTVVASVEYGARKNGGSGLLGWLTHLPWRKPEFTGMMLAGLMFAAGGFSGMVNAGMNINYLIHNTLWVPGHFHLTVGTAVALTMMAGIYWLWPQISNKPIYSSQIGLFQVVLWFIGMALMSNAMHAQGLLGVPRRTAEPEYSGFDYPTMFGGFEELNIQIAIGGTLLFVSTILFLGNLALTMGNPKVAGLAEPLPSPVSGAEDAPQVLDNLRLWVSIALVLVVLAYALPIAAIISRGGLLGPGVGTYPVWLAPLLDALANAAATLLGGIADTSASLAEVVG